From the Planktothrix tepida PCC 9214 genome, one window contains:
- a CDS encoding 2-phosphosulfolactate phosphatase family protein — MKFFVYHTPELAPANVLPDCAIVVDVLRATTTIATALNAGAEAVQVFSDIDALMQTSEKWPADKRIRVGERGGATVDGFDLGNSPLSCTPEVVKGKRLFMTTTNGTRSLERVQAAAVVLTAAFINRRAIVEYLMTKTPETVWVLGSGWEGSYSLEDTACAGAIAQNLVNEMGYPLDDFAGNDEVFGAIALYSQWQNKLFELLNHASHGQRLLRLGCYDDLKYCAQTDILDILPMQKEPGVLMKSDIKKQSLQFWMEEPNT; from the coding sequence GTGAAATTTTTTGTCTATCATACTCCTGAACTAGCCCCTGCGAATGTTCTTCCCGACTGTGCAATTGTCGTGGATGTGTTACGCGCGACAACCACCATCGCCACTGCCTTAAATGCGGGAGCCGAGGCGGTACAAGTGTTCAGCGATATTGATGCCTTAATGCAAACGAGCGAAAAATGGCCCGCCGACAAACGCATTCGTGTCGGTGAACGGGGGGGTGCAACGGTAGATGGGTTTGATTTAGGCAATTCTCCCTTAAGTTGTACCCCAGAAGTGGTCAAGGGCAAACGATTATTTATGACCACGACCAATGGAACCCGAAGTTTAGAACGAGTTCAAGCCGCTGCTGTCGTGTTAACTGCCGCTTTTATTAATCGACGGGCCATTGTAGAATATCTGATGACAAAAACCCCAGAAACCGTTTGGGTCTTAGGTTCGGGTTGGGAAGGCAGCTATTCCCTCGAAGACACCGCCTGCGCGGGAGCAATTGCCCAAAATTTAGTCAATGAAATGGGTTATCCTTTAGATGATTTTGCGGGCAATGATGAAGTGTTTGGGGCAATTGCATTATATTCTCAATGGCAAAATAAACTGTTTGAATTGTTAAATCATGCCAGCCATGGTCAACGGTTATTGCGTTTAGGGTGTTATGATGACTTGAAATATTGCGCCCAAACCGATATTTTAGATATATTACCCATGCAAAAAGAACCGGGAGTTTTAATGAAATCGGACATCAAAAAACAAAGCTTACAGTTTTGGATGGAAGAACCCAACACCTAA
- a CDS encoding lipid-A-disaccharide synthase-related protein — translation MKNKTILFLSNGHGEDTCNGEIIKQLLSLDSTVKIAAVPIVGEGQVYRRLGVPILTPTRTLPSGGFLYMNPFVFLKDITSGLIGLLCKQLQIIKKEVKHYDILMVTGDIVVAAIAYLTQKPYIIFLSAYSSYYEGKLNLGLILPYLLNHKRCLAVFTRDQFTAKDLQKQEIKKAQFVGTPMMDNLTLTKVNLNLDSASRMIAILPGSRLPEAKHNLKLLLKLVELIDNKSLQKIQFRVAAVHRLMVELDELAISLGWQHESGTLISKTGLNVMCYCDRFADILNAADLVLGMAGTANEQAVGQGKPVITIPGNGPAFTYRFAEAQLRLLGSSIQLIGTKPADDTILDKAAETVIQTLQNSDYLKSCLTNGEERMGKPGGSLKMAQFILETSKF, via the coding sequence ATGAAAAATAAAACTATTTTATTCTTAAGTAATGGTCACGGAGAAGATACTTGTAATGGAGAGATTATTAAACAGTTATTATCTTTAGATTCTACCGTAAAAATTGCGGCTGTTCCTATTGTTGGAGAGGGTCAGGTTTACCGTCGCTTAGGGGTTCCAATTCTCACCCCCACTCGAACGTTACCATCGGGAGGGTTTTTATATATGAATCCTTTTGTTTTTCTCAAAGATATTACATCGGGTTTAATCGGATTATTATGTAAACAATTACAAATTATTAAGAAAGAAGTTAAACATTATGATATTTTAATGGTGACAGGAGATATTGTTGTGGCTGCGATCGCTTATTTAACCCAAAAACCTTATATTATTTTTCTGTCTGCCTATTCTAGTTATTATGAAGGAAAACTCAATTTAGGGTTAATTCTTCCTTATTTGCTGAATCATAAGCGTTGTTTAGCTGTCTTTACACGGGATCAGTTTACCGCCAAGGATTTACAAAAACAAGAGATTAAAAAAGCTCAATTTGTGGGAACTCCGATGATGGATAATCTTACCCTCACCAAGGTTAATTTAAACCTAGATTCTGCATCTCGGATGATTGCTATTCTTCCCGGTTCTCGCCTCCCGGAAGCTAAACATAATTTGAAATTACTGTTAAAATTAGTTGAATTGATTGATAATAAGAGTTTGCAAAAAATTCAATTTAGAGTCGCGGCTGTTCACCGTTTAATGGTAGAATTAGATGAACTAGCAATATCTTTGGGTTGGCAACATGAAAGCGGAACATTAATTAGTAAAACGGGTTTAAACGTGATGTGTTATTGTGATAGATTTGCTGACATTTTAAATGCGGCTGATTTAGTTCTAGGAATGGCTGGAACTGCTAACGAACAAGCCGTGGGACAGGGAAAACCTGTGATTACAATTCCTGGTAATGGCCCTGCTTTTACCTATCGATTTGCTGAAGCGCAGTTGAGATTATTAGGATCATCGATTCAATTAATTGGAACGAAACCTGCGGATGATACTATTTTAGATAAAGCTGCGGAAACAGTAATACAAACCTTACAAAATTCCGACTATTTAAAATCTTGTTTAACAAATGGGGAAGAACGCATGGGAAAACCAGGAGGAAGTTTAAAAATGGCTCAATTTATACTAGAAACCTCTAAATTTTAA
- a CDS encoding ABC-ATPase domain-containing protein: MNTKENLQRLLLDLDNRGYKAYKDILGTYEFPDFTLIIDYVQGDPFAAPSKFRVHISPNVAGFPSELYRTRSREIALRDYLIREFDHTAREISSHRGTGKSGMIAVTKMGQEILERTSASLITITPPSLKPIIGGNPALQRARPTLSTSEKGIEMRFFVGLPARGRNILGRQAAMMICDDIPAIVDRALRYQNLDGEAIKRHVETAEDADWLREQLAEKELVAFVANGAILPRKSGIDSHPLQENVIAFQSPESLEVEFNCPNQGTIQGMGIPKGISLIVGGGYHGKSTLLNAIELGVYNHIPGDGREFVITNPSAVKIRAEDGRSVSGVDISPFINQLPQGRSTTEFSTENASGSTSQAANIMEALEALVLAEKPESSSIPAVLLVDEDTAATNFMIRDRRMQELIAKDSEPITPFIDKVRQLYTDHQVSTILVMGGSGDYFDVADTVIAMENFQALELTAKAKEIAREYSTGRTLEGGEAFGVIRPRIPISESLDPSRGRWDVRIKVRDVDEVLFGSEDIDVSAVEQIVSKDQLRAIAAAMVYAKQNYINGEKTLPQILDAVMQDIVAKGLDVITPFPQGDLAIFRRFELAAAINRIRTLEVKQL; this comes from the coding sequence ATGAATACTAAAGAAAACCTACAACGGCTCTTATTAGATCTCGATAACCGAGGTTACAAAGCTTATAAAGATATTTTAGGGACTTATGAATTCCCCGATTTTACCTTAATTATTGATTATGTTCAAGGTGATCCCTTTGCTGCACCGAGTAAATTTCGGGTTCATATTTCCCCAAACGTTGCCGGATTTCCCTCGGAATTATATCGCACCCGCAGCCGTGAAATAGCCCTCCGGGATTATCTCATTCGTGAATTTGACCACACAGCACGGGAGATTAGTAGTCATCGAGGAACAGGCAAAAGTGGCATGATTGCGGTGACAAAAATGGGTCAGGAAATCCTCGAACGCACATCGGCTTCATTGATTACCATTACCCCCCCTTCTCTTAAACCGATTATAGGGGGAAATCCCGCATTACAACGCGCTCGTCCAACACTTTCAACTTCAGAAAAAGGCATTGAAATGCGCTTTTTTGTCGGACTTCCGGCACGGGGACGGAATATTTTAGGCCGTCAAGCAGCGATGATGATTTGTGATGATATTCCGGCAATTGTAGATCGAGCTTTACGATATCAAAACTTGGATGGGGAAGCGATTAAACGTCATGTTGAAACGGCTGAAGATGCAGATTGGTTGCGAGAACAATTAGCCGAAAAAGAATTAGTTGCTTTTGTTGCAAATGGTGCAATTTTACCCCGAAAAAGTGGCATTGATAGCCATCCTTTACAAGAAAATGTGATTGCATTTCAATCTCCAGAATCCTTAGAAGTAGAGTTTAATTGTCCTAACCAAGGTACAATTCAAGGTATGGGAATTCCCAAGGGAATTAGTTTAATTGTAGGGGGCGGTTATCATGGAAAATCAACCTTATTAAATGCGATTGAATTAGGAGTTTATAATCATATTCCAGGGGATGGTCGAGAATTTGTAATTACTAATCCATCGGCGGTCAAAATTCGGGCGGAGGATGGTCGGAGTGTGTCAGGTGTTGATATTTCTCCTTTTATTAATCAACTGCCTCAAGGTCGTTCTACCACCGAATTTTCTACTGAAAATGCTAGTGGAAGTACCTCCCAAGCTGCTAATATTATGGAGGCATTAGAGGCTTTAGTTTTAGCTGAAAAACCGGAATCTTCCTCTATTCCTGCGGTGTTATTAGTGGATGAAGATACGGCGGCTACAAACTTTATGATCCGCGATCGCCGAATGCAAGAATTAATTGCCAAAGATTCGGAACCGATTACGCCTTTTATTGATAAAGTTCGACAACTTTATACGGATCATCAAGTTTCTACTATTTTAGTCATGGGAGGAAGTGGAGATTATTTTGATGTGGCGGATACTGTGATTGCAATGGAGAATTTTCAGGCACTAGAATTAACAGCAAAAGCTAAAGAAATCGCCCGTGAATATAGCACAGGTCGCACCTTAGAAGGGGGTGAAGCTTTTGGGGTTATTCGCCCTCGAATTCCCATTTCTGAAAGCTTAGATCCCAGTCGTGGACGTTGGGATGTGCGGATTAAAGTTCGAGATGTGGATGAGGTATTATTTGGAAGTGAAGATATTGATGTTTCTGCGGTAGAACAAATTGTTTCTAAAGACCAATTAAGAGCGATCGCCGCCGCGATGGTTTATGCCAAACAAAACTATATTAATGGGGAGAAAACATTACCTCAAATTTTAGATGCTGTTATGCAGGATATTGTAGCGAAAGGGTTAGATGTGATCACTCCCTTTCCCCAAGGAGATTTAGCAATCTTTAGACGGTTTGAATTAGCAGCGGCGATTAATCGCATTAGAACCTTAGAAGTGAAGCAATTGTAA
- the dacB gene encoding D-alanyl-D-alanine carboxypeptidase/D-alanyl-D-alanine endopeptidase: MKKFLFGGLICFLSLSQPVLSQTESSSQKICPTELEPAINTLINRPQFQHSRWGILIETLTQGRTLYNRDSQYYFIPASTVKLLTTAAAFQKLSANFRIRTSVYGDNQGNIYIVGRGDPSLTETQLKDLAQQLKNKGISQINQLIAVDGYFTGSPIHSSWQWEDIQSGYGAPINSLILNQNSLDLILSPQGVGQPLKVTWVRPEQATGWTVENQTKTVNKNEPEFVDIGRDLSKPIIRVSGQLRVGAEPEPVYAAVVEPTENFIQVFKQVLLNSGIQVLQTSIAANFSYPPEELAFVESPPLSELIKTLNSESNNVFAESLLRTLGVQNSRSDSVESGLKEIQLMLTRLGVNPQGYYLVDGSGLSQNNLVTPLALVQTLRLMAGSPVTELYQNSLPVAGISGTLKGRFQDSSAVGIVQAKTGTLTGVSSLAGYISPPDYQPLVFSIMINQTHLPTTELRKAIDEIVLLLTRLKSCP, from the coding sequence ATGAAAAAATTTTTATTCGGTGGCTTAATCTGTTTTTTGAGTCTATCTCAACCTGTTTTGAGTCAAACTGAATCTTCTTCTCAAAAAATCTGCCCAACAGAACTGGAACCCGCCATTAATACCCTTATAAATCGTCCCCAATTTCAACACTCTCGCTGGGGAATTTTAATCGAAACCTTAACCCAAGGTAGAACCCTTTATAATCGAGATAGTCAATATTATTTTATTCCTGCTTCCACCGTTAAACTCTTAACAACGGCTGCGGCTTTCCAAAAATTAAGCGCAAATTTTAGAATTAGAACCTCGGTTTATGGCGATAATCAAGGAAATATTTATATTGTCGGAAGAGGTGATCCTAGTTTAACCGAAACTCAACTTAAAGATTTAGCACAACAGTTAAAAAATAAAGGCATCAGTCAAATTAATCAATTAATTGCTGTAGATGGTTATTTTACAGGTTCACCTATACATTCTAGTTGGCAATGGGAAGATATACAATCCGGTTATGGCGCACCAATTAATAGTTTAATTTTAAATCAAAATTCCTTAGATTTAATCCTCTCTCCCCAAGGGGTCGGACAACCGTTAAAAGTAACTTGGGTACGTCCAGAACAAGCAACGGGATGGACAGTAGAGAATCAAACCAAAACGGTTAACAAAAATGAACCCGAATTTGTGGATATTGGACGAGATTTAAGTAAACCTATTATTCGAGTTTCAGGACAATTAAGAGTTGGTGCAGAACCTGAACCCGTTTATGCCGCCGTTGTTGAACCGACGGAGAATTTTATTCAAGTCTTTAAGCAGGTTTTACTGAATTCAGGAATTCAAGTTTTGCAAACCTCAATAGCTGCTAATTTTTCCTATCCTCCAGAAGAATTAGCCTTTGTGGAATCTCCCCCTTTATCTGAATTAATTAAAACCCTAAATTCAGAAAGTAATAATGTTTTTGCTGAATCTCTCTTAAGAACTTTAGGGGTACAGAATTCCCGGTCTGATAGTGTAGAATCAGGATTAAAAGAAATTCAATTAATGTTAACTCGATTAGGCGTTAATCCCCAGGGTTATTACTTAGTTGATGGTTCAGGACTCTCTCAGAATAATTTAGTTACTCCTTTGGCTTTAGTTCAAACTTTAAGACTAATGGCAGGTTCTCCCGTTACAGAATTATATCAGAATTCCCTCCCCGTTGCGGGAATCAGTGGCACATTAAAAGGACGATTTCAAGATAGTTCGGCTGTCGGAATTGTCCAAGCAAAAACGGGAACTTTAACCGGAGTTTCATCCTTAGCCGGATATATTTCTCCCCCCGATTATCAACCTTTAGTTTTTAGTATTATGATTAATCAAACTCACTTACCTACAACTGAACTCAGAAAAGCTATTGATGAAATTGTATTATTATTAACGCGCTTAAAATCCTGCCCTTAA
- the purU gene encoding formyltetrahydrofolate deformylase, giving the protein MNVPTATLLVSCPDQKGLVAKIANFIYSNGGNIIHADQHTDFTANIFLTRIEWQLDGFNLPRDVIAPAFSAIAKPLNAHWQLHFSDTIPRLSIWVTKQDHCLLDLLWRWQAQELIAEIPLIMSNHLKLKPLADQFGIDFYHLPITAENKLEQEAQQLELLKKYKIDLVVLAKYMQILSPQIVDNYSKIINIHHSFLPAFAGANPYQRAHERGVKIIGATAHYVTADLDEGPIIEQDVVRVSHRDTVEDLIRKGKDLERLVLARAVRLHLQNRVLVYGNRTVVFA; this is encoded by the coding sequence ATGAACGTACCCACAGCCACTTTATTAGTCTCTTGTCCCGATCAAAAAGGGTTAGTTGCTAAAATTGCGAATTTTATTTACTCCAATGGAGGAAATATTATTCATGCCGATCAACATACGGATTTTACGGCTAACATTTTTTTAACTCGAATTGAATGGCAATTAGACGGATTTAATTTACCCCGTGATGTTATTGCGCCTGCCTTTAGTGCCATTGCTAAACCCTTAAATGCTCATTGGCAATTGCATTTTTCCGATACCATTCCTCGGTTATCCATTTGGGTCACAAAACAAGATCATTGTTTATTAGATTTACTCTGGCGATGGCAAGCTCAAGAACTGATAGCAGAAATTCCCTTAATAATGAGTAATCATTTAAAATTAAAACCCCTTGCCGATCAATTTGGGATTGATTTTTACCATTTACCCATTACAGCAGAAAATAAATTAGAGCAAGAAGCTCAACAGTTAGAACTCTTAAAAAAATATAAAATTGATTTAGTTGTTCTTGCTAAATATATGCAGATTTTAAGTCCTCAAATTGTCGATAATTATTCTAAAATTATCAATATTCACCATTCTTTTCTCCCGGCTTTTGCGGGTGCAAATCCCTATCAACGAGCCCATGAACGGGGGGTTAAAATTATTGGTGCAACCGCCCATTATGTTACGGCGGATTTAGACGAGGGGCCAATTATTGAACAGGATGTTGTGCGGGTCAGCCATCGAGACACCGTAGAAGATTTAATTAGAAAAGGTAAGGATTTAGAACGATTGGTTTTAGCGAGGGCCGTTCGTTTACACTTACAAAATCGCGTGTTAGTCTATGGAAATCGAACGGTTGTTTTTGCTTAA
- a CDS encoding M20/M25/M40 family metallo-hydrolase has product MKVKQWIHFFLGGVILIGVFLGLVQGLAEQQIPSKLIPLESPKTPNLESLSSSSISPQFNQINPTKLWEHIQVLVGERYQDSDRERVRNYLTQQLELLKFSPHLQSFKQGVNIVAQRLGTDPKAGEIVLAAHYDTVPNSPGADDNASGVAVVLEIARLLAEKSTPKTLTIVFFDQEEVGLLGSFAFTGKPENLTNLQAAIILDMVGYACHTSGCQTYPPGLTVTPLLEAAGIEFPDRGEFLTVVGEVQNLPLLKVFQAVDQSLKLSNSSSPKIPPLVTLPIPLKGLLTPDVLRSDHAPFWYQEIPAVLLTDTANLRSPHYHQPSDTLSHLDPEFFEGSAQIIYNVIVELLNSQTPFPVSPS; this is encoded by the coding sequence ATGAAGGTAAAACAGTGGATTCATTTTTTTCTTGGTGGGGTGATACTGATTGGGGTGTTCCTGGGGTTGGTACAAGGATTAGCAGAGCAGCAAATTCCTTCTAAACTGATTCCCCTAGAGAGTCCTAAAACCCCAAACCTTGAATCTCTTTCAAGTTCTTCAATTTCTCCTCAATTCAATCAAATTAATCCTACTAAATTATGGGAACATATTCAAGTCTTAGTGGGAGAACGATATCAAGACTCTGACCGAGAACGGGTGAGAAATTATTTAACCCAGCAATTAGAATTATTGAAGTTTTCTCCCCATTTACAATCCTTTAAACAGGGGGTTAATATTGTTGCTCAACGTTTAGGAACTGATCCAAAAGCAGGGGAAATTGTATTAGCTGCTCATTATGATACGGTTCCGAATTCTCCCGGTGCAGATGATAATGCCAGTGGAGTTGCTGTTGTTTTAGAAATTGCCCGTTTATTGGCTGAAAAATCCACTCCTAAAACCTTAACGATTGTCTTTTTTGATCAAGAAGAAGTTGGACTTTTAGGCAGTTTTGCCTTTACAGGAAAACCAGAAAATCTAACAAATTTACAAGCTGCTATTATATTAGATATGGTGGGTTATGCTTGCCACACTTCGGGGTGTCAAACCTATCCCCCTGGATTAACGGTAACTCCCCTTTTAGAAGCAGCCGGAATTGAATTTCCAGACCGGGGAGAATTTTTAACCGTAGTCGGAGAAGTTCAAAATTTACCCTTATTAAAAGTCTTTCAAGCTGTCGATCAATCCCTAAAACTCTCCAATTCTTCCTCCCCAAAAATTCCACCCTTAGTAACCCTTCCCATTCCCTTAAAAGGTCTATTGACACCTGATGTTTTACGCAGTGACCATGCGCCTTTTTGGTATCAAGAAATACCAGCCGTTTTACTAACAGATACGGCAAATTTGCGATCGCCTCATTATCATCAACCCAGTGATACTCTCTCTCATTTAGATCCTGAATTTTTTGAAGGATCAGCCCAGATCATTTATAATGTCATTGTTGAACTTCTGAACAGTCAAACTCCTTTTCCGGTTTCCCCGTCTTAA
- the trxA gene encoding thioredoxin, translating to MAVKQTFNSFQELLAHSDVPVLVDFYATWCGPCQMMTPILEEVNQEMSQQIQIVKIDSDKYSELASQYHIMALPTLILFKNGQPVGRHEGVLRAPELVQWVYGLL from the coding sequence ATGGCCGTGAAACAAACCTTTAATAGCTTTCAAGAATTACTCGCCCATTCCGATGTTCCGGTGTTAGTGGATTTTTATGCAACCTGGTGTGGCCCTTGCCAAATGATGACTCCTATTTTAGAAGAAGTCAATCAAGAAATGAGTCAACAAATCCAAATTGTTAAAATTGATAGTGATAAATACTCGGAACTCGCGTCTCAATATCATATTATGGCGTTACCTACTTTAATATTATTTAAAAATGGTCAACCCGTGGGTCGCCATGAAGGGGTTTTACGCGCACCTGAGTTAGTTCAATGGGTGTATGGTTTGCTGTAA
- the fabG gene encoding 3-oxoacyl-[acyl-carrier-protein] reductase, producing the protein MELLPENLQHLKGQVAIITGGSRGIGRATALALATEGAKVVINYASSSTPADEGVAEITEAGGEAIALQADVSKVDQVDTLFNKVTETWGRVDILVNNAGITRDTLLLRMKPEDWQAVIDLNLTGVFLCTRVASKIMLKQKSGRIINITSVAGQMGNPGQANYSAAKAGVIGFTKTVAKELASRGVTVNAVAPGFIATDMTKELKNTEEILKFIPLGRYGEPQEVAGMIRFLAADPAAAYITGQVFNVDGGMVMA; encoded by the coding sequence ATGGAACTTTTACCTGAAAATCTACAACACTTAAAAGGACAAGTGGCGATCATCACGGGGGGCTCACGGGGTATTGGTCGCGCGACAGCCTTAGCGTTAGCCACAGAAGGTGCTAAAGTTGTGATCAATTATGCGAGTTCTTCGACCCCCGCAGATGAAGGGGTTGCTGAAATTACAGAAGCGGGGGGGGAAGCGATCGCACTCCAGGCAGATGTGTCCAAAGTAGATCAAGTGGATACCTTATTTAACAAAGTCACCGAAACCTGGGGAAGAGTTGATATTTTAGTGAACAATGCCGGGATTACCCGTGATACTTTACTGTTAAGAATGAAGCCGGAAGACTGGCAAGCAGTGATTGATTTGAACTTAACCGGGGTATTTCTGTGTACTCGTGTAGCGAGTAAAATCATGCTCAAACAAAAGTCGGGACGAATTATTAATATTACTTCTGTTGCGGGACAAATGGGCAACCCCGGCCAAGCCAATTATAGTGCAGCCAAAGCGGGGGTGATTGGGTTTACAAAAACAGTAGCTAAAGAATTAGCCAGTCGCGGGGTAACGGTAAATGCGGTTGCGCCTGGATTTATTGCTACAGATATGACCAAAGAGTTGAAAAATACGGAAGAAATTCTCAAATTTATTCCCTTGGGTCGTTACGGTGAACCCCAAGAAGTGGCGGGAATGATTCGCTTTTTAGCCGCAGACCCAGCAGCAGCTTATATTACAGGTCAAGTATTTAATGTTGATGGCGGAATGGTGATGGCTTAG
- the map gene encoding type I methionyl aminopeptidase yields MGSDTIVLLSRREIEKMRQAGRLAAQLLNHLEPMIKPGVSTLELNDEAERWTQEHGARSAPLGYHGFPKSICTSVNEVICHGIPNAKQILQDGDIINVDVTPILDGYYGDVSRTFFVGTPSPVAQKLVEVTEECLRRGIEAVKPNGRIGDIGAAIQEYAEAHGFSVVRDFVGHGVNTVFHTAPQIPHYGERGKGKRLRPGMVFTIEPMINEGTWEAKVLDDGWTAITRDRKLSAQFEHTVAVTETGVDILTLAE; encoded by the coding sequence ATGGGAAGTGACACAATTGTTCTTTTATCCCGCCGAGAAATTGAAAAAATGCGTCAAGCAGGACGTCTGGCGGCACAACTGTTAAATCATCTTGAACCGATGATTAAACCGGGGGTAAGTACCCTGGAACTCAACGATGAAGCGGAACGCTGGACACAGGAACATGGTGCTCGCAGTGCTCCCCTAGGGTATCACGGATTCCCAAAATCAATCTGTACCAGTGTTAATGAAGTCATCTGTCATGGTATCCCAAACGCGAAACAGATTCTTCAAGATGGAGATATCATCAATGTGGATGTCACCCCGATTCTGGATGGTTATTATGGTGATGTCTCTCGCACCTTTTTTGTTGGAACACCCTCTCCCGTGGCTCAAAAATTAGTTGAAGTTACGGAAGAATGTTTAAGACGGGGTATTGAAGCGGTTAAACCCAATGGACGCATTGGTGATATTGGGGCGGCGATTCAAGAATATGCGGAAGCCCACGGGTTTTCGGTGGTGCGAGATTTTGTGGGTCATGGGGTGAATACAGTCTTTCATACGGCGCCTCAAATTCCCCATTATGGAGAACGGGGAAAGGGAAAACGTCTGCGTCCAGGGATGGTTTTTACCATTGAACCGATGATTAATGAAGGAACCTGGGAAGCTAAAGTTTTAGATGATGGTTGGACAGCAATTACCCGCGATCGCAAACTCTCGGCTCAATTTGAACATACCGTTGCGGTGACAGAAACAGGCGTAGATATTCTAACTCTAGCCGAATAA
- a CDS encoding RusA family crossover junction endodeoxyribonuclease, giving the protein MNQPSNPHANTVTLPFFSWMGANYHRLPVEIQNFYLMLSTYLQILSDSQVLPTLDDFAERINQEHQKCLDTPQTSLIHARNAGEWLLHVQAQLSPEHWQVWFNEHFTFSPQTAAMYMQIAKKMPGVNPGVFSSAIDSNPNPSKTLVFPVKPILPDSQPQNLTNEVKTLSPKSPQIEPQNLVPKPTVETRHDTSLSGFEMILTGESPTLKNSPIPEKPEVLESPVTRITINPKESIIDVEVTPINPPEPAPIEPQKPAKKTAELIKLMIPGVVVPKARPRVTSNGTYLPPRYRAWRNRAEVEIYRQISEQNITHKFPLRKAAIVIRLLGNHRTNSDIDNLAGACLDALTLNGAGVLIDDRLSCLPQLSVEFDPDSKQTGVYIEIEPL; this is encoded by the coding sequence GTGAATCAACCTTCTAACCCCCATGCCAACACTGTAACTCTCCCCTTTTTCTCGTGGATGGGGGCAAATTATCACCGACTTCCTGTTGAAATTCAAAACTTTTATTTAATGTTGTCAACCTATTTGCAAATTCTCAGTGATTCTCAAGTTCTCCCCACCTTAGATGATTTTGCAGAACGCATTAATCAGGAACACCAAAAATGTTTAGACACTCCACAAACCTCCTTGATTCATGCGCGCAATGCTGGAGAATGGTTGCTGCACGTTCAAGCTCAATTATCCCCTGAACATTGGCAAGTTTGGTTTAACGAACATTTTACGTTTTCTCCCCAAACCGCCGCCATGTATATGCAAATTGCTAAAAAAATGCCAGGGGTGAATCCCGGTGTTTTTTCCTCAGCTATCGATTCTAATCCGAACCCTTCAAAAACCCTGGTTTTTCCGGTTAAGCCAATTTTACCCGATTCTCAACCTCAAAATTTAACAAATGAGGTTAAAACTCTTTCTCCTAAATCCCCTCAAATAGAACCTCAAAACCTTGTTCCCAAACCTACTGTAGAGACGCGCCATGATACGTCTTTATCCGGTTTTGAGATGATTTTAACAGGCGAATCTCCTACCCTGAAAAATTCTCCAATTCCAGAAAAACCCGAAGTCTTAGAATCTCCTGTCACTCGAATTACTATTAATCCGAAAGAATCGATTATTGATGTTGAAGTTACTCCGATTAACCCTCCTGAACCTGCGCCAATTGAACCTCAAAAACCGGCTAAAAAAACCGCAGAACTAATTAAATTAATGATTCCTGGGGTTGTTGTTCCCAAAGCACGTCCTAGAGTAACTAGCAATGGAACTTATTTACCTCCCCGTTATCGCGCTTGGCGAAATCGTGCAGAAGTAGAAATTTATCGGCAAATTTCAGAACAAAATATTACCCATAAATTTCCTTTACGCAAAGCCGCCATTGTGATTCGATTATTAGGAAATCATCGGACAAATTCAGATATTGATAATTTAGCAGGTGCGTGTTTAGATGCGTTAACGTTAAATGGTGCTGGGGTTTTAATTGATGATCGTTTAAGTTGTTTACCGCAATTAAGCGTTGAATTTGATCCCGATTCCAAACAAACAGGTGTTTATATTGAAATTGAACCGTTGTAA